In a genomic window of Jaculus jaculus isolate mJacJac1 chromosome 8, mJacJac1.mat.Y.cur, whole genome shotgun sequence:
- the LOC123462925 gene encoding olfactory receptor 4F3/4F16/4F29-like, translating into MEGGNHSVVTEFVFLGATNSWNIQLLLFVFSSMFYVASMAGNSLIVFTVASDPHLHSPMYFLLANLSFIDLGVSSVTCPKMIYDLFRRHKVISFTCCITQMFFIHVIGGVEVVLLIAMAYDRYVAICKPLHYLTIMSPRMCIFFLVVAWVVGLMHSGVQLAFVVNLPFCGPNVLDSFYCDLPRFIKLACIDTNQLQLMVSANSGFISVGSFVILIISYVVIVVTVQKHSSGSSSKALSTLSAHITVVVLFFGPLIFVYTCPSPSIHLDKFLALFDAVHTPFLNPVIYTFRNQEMKVAMRRVCRQLLRYKTIS; encoded by the coding sequence ATGGAAGGAGGGAATCACTCTGTGGTGACAGAGTTTGTGTTCCTGGGAGCCACCAACTCCTGGAATATCCAACTGCTCCTCTTTGTCTTCTCCTCCATGTTTTATGTGGCAAGCATGGCAGGAAACTCCCTCATCGTGTTCACGGTGGCTTCTGACCCTCACCTGCACTCTCCCATGTACTTTCTATTAGCCAACCTCTCCTTCATTGACTTAGGTGTTTCTTCTGTCACTTGTCCAAAGATGATTTATGACCTGTTCAGAAGGCACAAAGTCATCTCATTTACATGTTGTATCACTCAAATGTTCTTCATCCATGTCATTGGTGGTGTGGAGGTAGTGCTGCTCATAGCCATGGCCTATGACAGGTATGTGGCCATCTGTAAGCCTCTCCATTACCTGACCATCATGAGCCCAAGAATGTGCATCTTCTTTTTAGTGGTTGCCTGGGTGGTTGGCCTTATGCATTCTGGAGTTCAACTGGCCTTTGTGGTAAATTTACCTTTCTGTGGCCCAAATGTGTTAGACAGCTTTTACTGTGACCTACCAAGGTTTATCAAACTTGCCTGCATAGATACCAACCAACTGCAATTAATGGTCTCAGCCAACAGTGGATTCATCTCTGTGGGCTCCTTCGTCATCCTGATCATCTCCTATGTTGTCATAGTAGTCACTGTTCAGAAACACTCATCAGGTAGTTCTTCCAAAGCTCTGTCTACACTGTCAGCTCATATTACTGTGGTAGTCCTGTTTTTTGGTCCTTTGATATTTGTCTATACCTGTCCATCTCCCTCCATACACCTGGATAAATTTCTGGCCCTATTTGATGCAGTCCACACTCCTTTTCTGAATCCTGTGATCTACACTTTCAGGAACCAAGAGATGAAAGTGGCAATGAGAAGAGTGTGCAGAC